The following proteins come from a genomic window of Melospiza georgiana isolate bMelGeo1 chromosome 3, bMelGeo1.pri, whole genome shotgun sequence:
- the VTA1 gene encoding vacuolar protein sorting-associated protein VTA1 homolog isoform X3, translating into MQTGMKIDSKTPECRKFLSKLMDQLEAMKKQFGDNEAITQEIVGSAHVENYALKMFLYADNEDRAGQFHKNMIKSFYTASLLIDVLTVFGELSEENAQHRKYARWKAAYIHNCLKNGETPQPGPIGMEGESFADAEREEAGSSSVHSGTAPSSSSTYEANNIPTSNYTGIHIPPGAHAPANTPAEVPHNTGVTSNTIQPAPQNIPLVDPSLYSAQSAGEVRLTPEDFARAQKYCKYAGSALQYEDVSTAVQNLQKALKLLITGRE; encoded by the exons ATGCAGACAGGGATGAAGATTGACAGTAAAACGCCAGAATGCCGTAAATTTTTATCCAAACTTATGGATCAGTTGGAAGCT atgaaaaagCAATTTGGTGATAATGAAGCAATTACTCAGGAAATTGTTGGCTCTGCTCATGTGGAGAATTATGccttgaaaatgtttttgtatGCAGACAATGAAGACAGAGCTGGGCAATTTCATAA AAACATGATAAAGTCCTTTTATACTGCAAGTCTCCTGATAGATGTTCTAACAGTATTTGGGGAGCTCTCTGAAGAG AACGCCCAGCACAGGAAGTACGCCAGGTGGAAGGCAGCCTACATTCACAACTGCTTAAAGAATGGAGAGACTCCTCAGCCTGGCCCCATTGGAATGGAGGGAGAGAGTTTTG CAGATGCTGAAAGGGAAGAAGCGGGGTCATCTTCTGTCCATAGTGGAACAGctccatcatcatcatctacATATGAAGCTAACAACATACCAACTAGTAATTACACTGGCATACATATACCACCAGGTGCCCATGCACCTGCCAACACTCCAGCTGAAGTACCTCATAACACAG GAGTGACAAGTAACACCATTCAGCCTGCTCCACAGAATATTCCTCTGGTTGATCCTTCCCTTTACAGTGCTCAGTCTGCAG GAGAAGTCCGCTTGACTCCAGAGGACTTTGCCAGAGCtcaaaaatattgcaaatatGCCGGCAGTGCGTTGCAGTATGAAGAtgtgagcactgctgtgcaaaATCTACAGAAGGCCCTCAAGTTACTCATTACAGGCAGAGAATGA
- the VTA1 gene encoding vacuolar protein sorting-associated protein VTA1 homolog isoform X2 — MAAPALPPLPPQLKSIQHHLRTAQELDKREPVVAYYCRLYAMQTGMKIDSKTPECRKFLSKLMDQLEAMKKQFGDNEAITQEIVGSAHVENYALKMFLYADNEDRAGQFHKNMIKSFYTASLLIDVLTVFGELSEENAQHRKYARWKAAYIHNCLKNGETPQPGPIGMEGESFDAEREEAGSSSVHSGTAPSSSSTYEANNIPTSNYTGIHIPPGAHAPANTPAEVPHNTGVTSNTIQPAPQNIPLVDPSLYSAQSAGEVRLTPEDFARAQKYCKYAGSALQYEDVSTAVQNLQKALKLLITGRE, encoded by the exons atggcggccccggcgctgcccccgcTGCCGCCGCAGCTCAAGAGCATCCAGCACCATCTGCGGACCGCGCAGGAGCTGGACAAGCGCGAGCCCGTGGTGGCGTACTACT GTCGTTTGTATGCAATGCAGACAGGGATGAAGATTGACAGTAAAACGCCAGAATGCCGTAAATTTTTATCCAAACTTATGGATCAGTTGGAAGCT atgaaaaagCAATTTGGTGATAATGAAGCAATTACTCAGGAAATTGTTGGCTCTGCTCATGTGGAGAATTATGccttgaaaatgtttttgtatGCAGACAATGAAGACAGAGCTGGGCAATTTCATAA AAACATGATAAAGTCCTTTTATACTGCAAGTCTCCTGATAGATGTTCTAACAGTATTTGGGGAGCTCTCTGAAGAG AACGCCCAGCACAGGAAGTACGCCAGGTGGAAGGCAGCCTACATTCACAACTGCTTAAAGAATGGAGAGACTCCTCAGCCTGGCCCCATTGGAATGGAGGGAGAGAGTTTTG ATGCTGAAAGGGAAGAAGCGGGGTCATCTTCTGTCCATAGTGGAACAGctccatcatcatcatctacATATGAAGCTAACAACATACCAACTAGTAATTACACTGGCATACATATACCACCAGGTGCCCATGCACCTGCCAACACTCCAGCTGAAGTACCTCATAACACAG GAGTGACAAGTAACACCATTCAGCCTGCTCCACAGAATATTCCTCTGGTTGATCCTTCCCTTTACAGTGCTCAGTCTGCAG GAGAAGTCCGCTTGACTCCAGAGGACTTTGCCAGAGCtcaaaaatattgcaaatatGCCGGCAGTGCGTTGCAGTATGAAGAtgtgagcactgctgtgcaaaATCTACAGAAGGCCCTCAAGTTACTCATTACAGGCAGAGAATGA
- the VTA1 gene encoding vacuolar protein sorting-associated protein VTA1 homolog isoform X1: protein MAAPALPPLPPQLKSIQHHLRTAQELDKREPVVAYYCRLYAMQTGMKIDSKTPECRKFLSKLMDQLEAMKKQFGDNEAITQEIVGSAHVENYALKMFLYADNEDRAGQFHKNMIKSFYTASLLIDVLTVFGELSEENAQHRKYARWKAAYIHNCLKNGETPQPGPIGMEGESFADAEREEAGSSSVHSGTAPSSSSTYEANNIPTSNYTGIHIPPGAHAPANTPAEVPHNTGVTSNTIQPAPQNIPLVDPSLYSAQSAGEVRLTPEDFARAQKYCKYAGSALQYEDVSTAVQNLQKALKLLITGRE, encoded by the exons atggcggccccggcgctgcccccgcTGCCGCCGCAGCTCAAGAGCATCCAGCACCATCTGCGGACCGCGCAGGAGCTGGACAAGCGCGAGCCCGTGGTGGCGTACTACT GTCGTTTGTATGCAATGCAGACAGGGATGAAGATTGACAGTAAAACGCCAGAATGCCGTAAATTTTTATCCAAACTTATGGATCAGTTGGAAGCT atgaaaaagCAATTTGGTGATAATGAAGCAATTACTCAGGAAATTGTTGGCTCTGCTCATGTGGAGAATTATGccttgaaaatgtttttgtatGCAGACAATGAAGACAGAGCTGGGCAATTTCATAA AAACATGATAAAGTCCTTTTATACTGCAAGTCTCCTGATAGATGTTCTAACAGTATTTGGGGAGCTCTCTGAAGAG AACGCCCAGCACAGGAAGTACGCCAGGTGGAAGGCAGCCTACATTCACAACTGCTTAAAGAATGGAGAGACTCCTCAGCCTGGCCCCATTGGAATGGAGGGAGAGAGTTTTG CAGATGCTGAAAGGGAAGAAGCGGGGTCATCTTCTGTCCATAGTGGAACAGctccatcatcatcatctacATATGAAGCTAACAACATACCAACTAGTAATTACACTGGCATACATATACCACCAGGTGCCCATGCACCTGCCAACACTCCAGCTGAAGTACCTCATAACACAG GAGTGACAAGTAACACCATTCAGCCTGCTCCACAGAATATTCCTCTGGTTGATCCTTCCCTTTACAGTGCTCAGTCTGCAG GAGAAGTCCGCTTGACTCCAGAGGACTTTGCCAGAGCtcaaaaatattgcaaatatGCCGGCAGTGCGTTGCAGTATGAAGAtgtgagcactgctgtgcaaaATCTACAGAAGGCCCTCAAGTTACTCATTACAGGCAGAGAATGA